The following are from one region of the Panulirus ornatus isolate Po-2019 chromosome 48, ASM3632096v1, whole genome shotgun sequence genome:
- the LOC139763890 gene encoding protein obstructor-E-like isoform X1 produces MRILSAAILCAVAGAALAQQRSQQQPNPCDSKFRVVGDITYCDRYWECIGNEPHLFDCPNGLVFVGRNRGIADGCDYPWRGPYCVDKELANPPISTAHCGWLYGIFGHETSCTRYWTCWNGTSTEQFCIGGLLYSEDTHACDWPQNVAGCQKHPLCKDDPNANVPLGQSCERYWACQGGYPRLQRCPATLVFNKLSRRCVNPPTDDCEAPLIIQDPEQEENKFRQTVPASPRPQRRRPTSQRGELAQDEAQFVPDNTLPSRSTGPRPLPSLPQSNNLRPAPIAGAIPLN; encoded by the exons ATGAGGATACTTTCAGCAGCGATCCTTTGTGCTGTGGCGGGCGCCG CCTTGGCCCAGCAACGATCGCAACAGCAACCAAACCCTTGTGACTCGAAGTTCCGAGTGGTTGGGGACATCACCTACTGCGACCGTTACTGGGAATGTATCGGCAATGAACCACATCTCTTCGACTGCCCCAACGGCCTCGTCTTCGTCGGCAGGAACCGAGGCATCGCCGACGGGTGTGACTACCCCTGGAGAGGACCTTACTGTGTAGATAAGGAACTGGCCA ACCCACCCATCTCCACGGCACACTGTGGGTGGCTCTACGGTATATTCGGCCACGAGACGTCCTGCACCCGCTACTGGACCTGCTGGAACGGCACATCCACCGAGCAGTTCTGCATCGGCGGTCTGCTCTACAGCGAGGATACCCATGCTTGTGACTGGCCACAAAACGTCGCTGGCTGCCAGAAACATC CATTGTGTAAGGACGACCCTAACGCCAACGTGCCTCTGGGTCAGTCTTGTGAAAGGTACTGGGCATGCCAGGGCGGCTACCCACGACTCCAGCGATGCCCCGCCACTCTTGTCTTTAACAAGTTATCCCGTCGTTGTGTAAACCCCCCCACCGACGACTGTGAGGCGCCCCTCATCATCCAGGACCCTGAACAGGAAGAGAATAAATTCCGACAGACAGTACCTGCTTCTCCTCGCCCCCAGCGACGTCGCCCTACCTCCCAGAGGGGCGAACTGGCTCAGGATGAAGCTCAATTCGTGCCGGACAACACTCTCCCCTCGCGTTCTACAGGTCCCAGGCcacttccttcactccctcagtCGAACAACCTCAGACCTGCACCTATCGCTGGCGCCATCCCCCTCAACTAG
- the LOC139763890 gene encoding protein obstructor-E-like isoform X2 has protein sequence MRILSAAILCAVAGAAMGLQPFSDPCKRKTRTSPHEEQCDLYYECFDGQAVLQSCPNGLVYQGKSTQGLFGVCDYDFNVDCSDRPGRNPPISTAHCGWLYGIFGHETSCTRYWTCWNGTSTEQFCIGGLLYSEDTHACDWPQNVAGCQKHPLCKDDPNANVPLGQSCERYWACQGGYPRLQRCPATLVFNKLSRRCVNPPTDDCEAPLIIQDPEQEENKFRQTVPASPRPQRRRPTSQRGELAQDEAQFVPDNTLPSRSTGPRPLPSLPQSNNLRPAPIAGAIPLN, from the exons ATGAGGATACTTTCAGCAGCGATCCTTTGTGCTGTGGCGGGCGCCG CCATGGGCCTGCAGCCGTTCTCTGACCCGTGTAAGAGAAAGACGAGGACCTCTCCTCACGAGGAACAGTGTGATCTATACTACGAATGTTTTGATGGGCAAGCGGTACTGCAAAGCTGCCCTAATGGCCTGGTGTATCAAGGCAAGAGTACCCAGGGACTCTTCGGTGTCTGTGATTACGACTTCAATGTGGACTGTTCTGACCGACCCGGCAGGA ACCCACCCATCTCCACGGCACACTGTGGGTGGCTCTACGGTATATTCGGCCACGAGACGTCCTGCACCCGCTACTGGACCTGCTGGAACGGCACATCCACCGAGCAGTTCTGCATCGGCGGTCTGCTCTACAGCGAGGATACCCATGCTTGTGACTGGCCACAAAACGTCGCTGGCTGCCAGAAACATC CATTGTGTAAGGACGACCCTAACGCCAACGTGCCTCTGGGTCAGTCTTGTGAAAGGTACTGGGCATGCCAGGGCGGCTACCCACGACTCCAGCGATGCCCCGCCACTCTTGTCTTTAACAAGTTATCCCGTCGTTGTGTAAACCCCCCCACCGACGACTGTGAGGCGCCCCTCATCATCCAGGACCCTGAACAGGAAGAGAATAAATTCCGACAGACAGTACCTGCTTCTCCTCGCCCCCAGCGACGTCGCCCTACCTCCCAGAGGGGCGAACTGGCTCAGGATGAAGCTCAATTCGTGCCGGACAACACTCTCCCCTCGCGTTCTACAGGTCCCAGGCcacttccttcactccctcagtCGAACAACCTCAGACCTGCACCTATCGCTGGCGCCATCCCCCTCAACTAG